The following proteins are co-located in the Panthera tigris isolate Pti1 chromosome F2, P.tigris_Pti1_mat1.1, whole genome shotgun sequence genome:
- the LY6E gene encoding lymphocyte antigen 6E: protein MKVFLPVLLAALLVVEQAHSLVCFSCTNQNSNFYCLKPTICSDSDNYCVTVSASAGIGNLVDFGHTLNKGCSPICPSPSINLGVASVGTYCCQNFLCNISTAGGGLRASAAVLGLGLLLSLLSALQRLGP from the exons ATGAAGGTCTTCCTGCCCGTGCTGCTGGCTGCCCTTCTGGTTGTGGAACAAG CTCACTCCCTGGTGTGCTTCTCTTGCACGAATCAGAACAGTAATTTCTACTGCCTAAAACCAACCATCTGCTCGGACTCGGACAACTACTGCGTGACCGTATCTGCCTCCGCCGGCATCG GGAACCTGGTGGACTTCGGCCATACCCTGAACAAGGGCTGCTCCCCgatctgccccagccccagcatcaACCTCGGCGTGGCGTCTGTGGGCACCTATTGCTGCCAGAATTTCCTGTGCAACATCAGCACGGCCGGCGGGGGGCTGAGGGCCAGTGCCGCCGTGTTGGGCCTCGGGCTCCTGCTCAGTCTGCTGTCCGCCCTGCAGCGGCTTGGGCCCTGA